The window ATTTCACCCGGCACCTTTCCAGAGTGTCGCCCATGAAGTCCCATGAACTGCTGCGCGAGGTATTTCACCAGGGCAATCCCAAGAAGATCGCCGATGACATGGGCTTGTCCTTGTCCATGATCTACAAGTGGGCGGAAGCACCCACTGAAGGCGGCAGCGGCGCCACCAATCCCCTCGACCGTATCGAGGCGCTTATCAAGTCCACCGATGATCCCCGCTTGGTACAATGGGTCTGCGAACGCTCCGGCGGCTTTTTCATCCGCAATCCCAAGGAACATTGGGCTCACCCCTACTACCTCATCCCCGCCACGAATCAGGTAGTGCAAGAATTTGCCGATCT of the Verrucomicrobiia bacterium genome contains:
- a CDS encoding phage regulatory CII family protein, with the translated sequence MKSHELLREVFHQGNPKKIADDMGLSLSMIYKWAEAPTEGGSGATNPLDRIEALIKSTDDPRLVQWVCERSGGFFIRNPKEHWAHPYYLIPATNQVVQEFADLLSVVATAAGDHHITKDEAKRIRKRWEQLKSVTEGFVHCCEEGNFGPLEKELGEKPKE